The Candidatus Synechococcus calcipolaris G9 nucleotide sequence ACACTATGCCGAAAAATTGTTTGGTTTTATTCCCGAAACCGTTCAGAGAATTTTAGATGTGGGTTGCGGAGTGGGTGGCAATGCTAAAAATCTTTTAGACCAGGGATTTGATGTGGATGGCTTGGCTCCCGATCCCTTCCAAAAGGATAAATTTCTCACCACAACCCAAGACCGGGCAACATTTCATCTCAGCCGCTTTGAGGATTTCACTGCCAAGGATCCCTATGATCTAATTTTTCTGAGTGAAAGCAGTCAGTATATGGGTGTGAGCGATATGGCCACCGCTGCCCATCGGAATGTGAATGCTCAGGGGTATCTACTTTTGGCGGACATGATGCGATCTGACATTGACTATACAGAGGGGATTTTTTCTGGCTGTCATGCCACGACGGACGTAGAAGAAGCCTTGAAGTCTGCGGGTTTTAAGTTGATCCGTTGTGAGGATATTTCGTTGCAAATTGCCCCAACCTTG carries:
- a CDS encoding SAM-dependent methyltransferase encodes the protein MQMSPVMRYHNAALKYYLALTESPYLHYGYWASSPQLEELTLPNFRLAQRHYAEKLFGFIPETVQRILDVGCGVGGNAKNLLDQGFDVDGLAPDPFQKDKFLTTTQDRATFHLSRFEDFTAKDPYDLIFLSESSQYMGVSDMATAAHRNVNAQGYLLLADMMRSDIDYTEGIFSGCHATTDVEEALKSAGFKLIRCEDISLQIAPTLDLCIEKLRIYGFSTLNYIADVLEIAVPPIYIFLRWAYRKWLKATLIEGLNARRIFDQHLCYQIQLWQLA